The Halomonas binhaiensis nucleotide sequence GAGGAAGATCTCGCCTCGGCCTTTGTGCGTGATTCGGAAGTAGTCGAGGAGGCGGAAGAAGAGGGGCGAAAGATTCGTCGCCGAGGTATCTATCTGCTACCCAACCTGTTTACGACTTCAGCTCTGTTCTCGGGCTTTTTTGCGGTGGTGGCGGCACTCAACGGCAGTTTTGGTGCGGCATCCATTGCCATCTTCATCGCCATGGTGCTCGATGGGCTGGATGGCCGAGTGGCGCGCATGACCAACACTCAGAGTGCTTTCGGTGCAGAGTACGATAGCCTCGCAGATATGATTTCCTTCGGGATGGCGCCTAGTCTCGTTGCCTTTACCTGGATATTGCAGGATGTGGGCAAGACTGGCTGGGTCGTGGCCTTTCTCTATGTGGCTTGTGCTGCCTTGCGCCTGGCGCGTTTCAATGTGCAGATCGGTAGTGTCGACAAGAAGTGGTTTATCGGGTTGCCGAGTCCATCGGCGGCGGCGCTGGTAGCGGCGAGCGTCTGGACCTTTCATAACTTTGATGCTGAAGCCTTTGGCTTCAAGATACTGATGCTGCTCGTAGTGGGCGCAGCAGGGGTGCTGATGGTCAGCAATATTCGCTACTACAGCTTCAAGGACATCGATCTCAAGGGGCCGGTACCCTTTGTCGTGCTGTTGGCTATCGTGCTTGGCTTTGTGGTCATTTCCATTGAGCCTTCTGTCATGCTGCTGCTGTTGTTTGGTACCTATGTGGCTTCAGGGCCTGTATTGGCGCTGATGCGTAAATTGAGGCGCAGTACGCGTTAAGCCGCTATACTTGTTTTCGCAGCATGGACGCCCGCCTTGAGCGGGCGTCGTTGTCTCTACGCGAGGCCACCAAGCTATCCACAGGCGGGTGTTGGCAATGGCCTTGTGGATAAGGGGCGGGCATGAATGTCATGCCAGATTCATGGTCGCGTCATTGCCCTGAAACTTTTTTACAGAAAGTCCTTGCAGGGCTCCGGTGAAATCCGTAAAGTACGCATCCGCTGCCGGGGACGAGACAACGTCACCAGCGGTAAGAGGTGGTAAAAGCGGTTGATTTGAAAAGACTTTTTTAAGTGCTCGGTAAAATTTTTCGCTTGACGGACAGGCTGAAATCAGTAGAATGTCCGCCACTTCGAAACGAGTCGCTGATGAGGCGCTCGTTCAGACTTTCTGTCTCACTGCTTCGATGAAGCAGAGCCTTGAAAAATAGGCACTTGACGAAAGCTTCTGAGTCTGTAGAATACGCCTTCCTCGCAGGGCGATCCGCGAAGCGGGTCAAGTCGCAAGACAGCGAGATGCTCTTTAACAATTGATCAGGTAATTCATGTGGGCGCTTGCCGATATGTTGGTGACAAGTCACTGAATATCAAGGCAAGCGACTCGTCAAACGAGACGTTTGAACCTTGAGCCAAGTTTGGTCCACTTAATGGACTATCAAGCTTTTAACTGAAGAGTTTGATCATGGCTCAGATTGAACGCTGGCGGCAGGCCTAACACATGCAAGTCGAGCGGAAACGATGGAAGCTTGCTTCCAGGCGTCGAGCGGCGGACGGGTGAGTAATGCATAGGAATCTGCCCGATAGTGGGGGATAACCTGGGGAAACCCAGGCTAATACCGCATACGCCCTACGGGGGAAAGCAGGGGATCTTCGGACCTTGCGCTATCGGATGAGCCTATGTCGGATTAGCTAGTTGGTGGGGTAAAGGCCCACCAAGGCGACGATCCGTAGCTGGTCTGAGAGGATGATCAGCCACATCGGGACTGAGACACGGCCCGAACTCCTACGGAGGCAGCAGTGGGAATATTGGACAATGGGCGAAAGCCTGATCCAGCCATGCCGCGTGTGTGAAGAAGGCCTTCGGGTTGTAAAGCACTTTCAGTGAGGAAGAAGGCCTTCGGGTTAATACCCTGGAGGAAGGACATCACTCACAGAAGAAGCACCGGC carries:
- the pssA gene encoding CDP-diacylglycerol--serine O-phosphatidyltransferase; this encodes MNQDANNHDDQDKATTEEDLASAFVRDSEVVEEAEEEGRKIRRRGIYLLPNLFTTSALFSGFFAVVAALNGSFGAASIAIFIAMVLDGLDGRVARMTNTQSAFGAEYDSLADMISFGMAPSLVAFTWILQDVGKTGWVVAFLYVACAALRLARFNVQIGSVDKKWFIGLPSPSAAALVAASVWTFHNFDAEAFGFKILMLLVVGAAGVLMVSNIRYYSFKDIDLKGPVPFVVLLAIVLGFVVISIEPSVMLLLLFGTYVASGPVLALMRKLRRSTR